A window of the Candidatus Zixiibacteriota bacterium genome harbors these coding sequences:
- a CDS encoding 3-isopropylmalate dehydratase small subunit: protein MILKGKVFKFGDDISTDLIAPGRYFHLRSNLPEMAKHVLEDADTTFASKVQKGDFVVGGENFGLGSSREHAPTIIKLAGVSAVLAKSFARIFYRNSINVGLPALICDTDKISANDELEVDLEKGQVKDLTNGVTLTFAPLPKAMIHILNDGGLIDHIQKHGDFKLD from the coding sequence ATGATCTTAAAAGGAAAGGTATTCAAATTCGGAGATGACATCTCCACAGACTTAATCGCTCCGGGAAGATATTTTCATCTGCGTTCCAACCTGCCGGAAATGGCAAAGCACGTGTTGGAGGATGCTGACACCACCTTTGCCAGCAAAGTACAAAAAGGCGATTTCGTTGTCGGGGGTGAGAATTTCGGATTAGGCTCTTCCAGAGAACACGCTCCTACCATTATCAAATTGGCTGGAGTATCAGCAGTATTGGCAAAATCTTTTGCGCGCATTTTTTACCGCAACTCCATCAACGTGGGTCTTCCGGCTCTAATCTGCGATACTGACAAAATCTCCGCTAATGATGAACTCGAAGTGGATTTGGAAAAAGGCCAGGTAAAGGATTTGACTAATGGTGTTACCCTAACTTTTGCACCTCTGCCCAAAGCAATGATTCATATTTTGAATGATGGGGGACTGATCGACCATATTCAAAAACATGGGGATTTTAAATTAGATTGA
- a CDS encoding T9SS type A sorting domain-containing protein, translating into MLLVKRFYLSVLLIVLLIGICLGGQALAKTEQISIVDFAFSPQFDTISVNDSVRWTNNGSFNHTSTSDTRIWSSGILLNGQSYVRQFTTVGSFAYQCSLHTFMTGVIVVKSTGIEDENSSETPSKYSLNQNFPNPFNSSTRISFYLPKSGNVKLEVYNILGQKIRTLLEKVEEPGPKTLFWDGTDDRGLNVPTGIYFYRLTAQDFVDTKKMVYLK; encoded by the coding sequence ATGCTTTTAGTGAAAAGATTTTACCTGAGCGTTCTTTTAATTGTGCTGCTGATAGGTATCTGCCTGGGAGGTCAGGCTCTGGCAAAGACCGAGCAGATCTCTATCGTCGATTTTGCCTTTTCTCCGCAGTTTGATACCATATCAGTGAATGACAGCGTTCGCTGGACCAATAATGGAAGCTTCAACCACACCTCAACCAGCGATACCCGCATATGGTCCTCTGGGATTCTGTTGAACGGGCAGTCATACGTGCGTCAGTTCACCACGGTCGGAAGTTTTGCTTATCAATGCTCGCTTCATACTTTTATGACCGGGGTAATAGTAGTCAAATCCACGGGAATCGAGGACGAGAACTCGTCTGAAACCCCCAGTAAGTATTCTTTGAACCAGAATTTTCCCAACCCGTTCAACTCCTCTACCAGGATAAGTTTTTATTTGCCGAAGAGCGGGAATGTAAAATTAGAGGTGTATAATATTCTGGGCCAGAAGATAAGGACTTTGTTAGAAAAAGTAGAGGAGCCGGGACCGAAGACCCTTTTCTGGGATGGGACAGACGATAGGGGATTGAATGTCCCAACAGGCATATATTTCTACCGTCTGACTGCACAGGATTTTGTGGATACTAAGAAGATGGTTTATCTGAAGTAG
- the icd gene encoding isocitrate dehydrogenase (NADP(+)) → MVKFNKITPPAEGEKIEIVKDKLQVPESPIIPVIEGDGVGRDILKASRRVLDAAVQKAFDGKRKIVWFDVYAGEKAQAKYGELLPQDTLKAIKHYIVALKGPLTTPIGGGFRSLNVTLRQVLNLYACVRPLRYFEGVPSPVKHPENMKIIIFRENTEDVYAGIEWQKGTKEVKKVITWLNKTMKTKIRSDSGIGIKPISVTGTKRLVRKAIRYAIENNRKSVTLVHKGNIMKYTEGAFREWGYDVALKEFRDKVITEAELEKDYNWQVPPGKIVIKDRIADSMFQQILTRADEYEVVATPNLNGDYLSDACAAQIGGLGMAPGANIGDFVALFEATHGTAPKYTDKDMINPTSVILSGCMMLEYMGWREAAELIYKGIQETIKQKRVTYDLERLMEGATKVKTSEFGTGIIENMG, encoded by the coding sequence ATGGTAAAGTTCAATAAGATCACCCCGCCGGCTGAGGGTGAAAAAATCGAAATCGTAAAGGATAAACTCCAGGTGCCTGAAAGCCCGATCATCCCGGTTATCGAAGGGGATGGCGTGGGCAGGGACATTCTGAAAGCCTCCCGACGGGTTTTAGATGCCGCCGTACAGAAGGCATTCGACGGAAAAAGGAAAATAGTCTGGTTCGACGTTTATGCCGGAGAAAAAGCCCAGGCAAAATATGGCGAGCTTCTTCCTCAGGATACCCTGAAGGCGATAAAACATTATATCGTGGCTTTAAAGGGACCTCTGACCACTCCTATTGGTGGAGGGTTCAGAAGCTTGAACGTGACCTTAAGACAGGTTTTGAACCTTTATGCCTGCGTTCGCCCCTTAAGATATTTCGAGGGTGTCCCCTCTCCGGTTAAGCATCCGGAAAATATGAAGATCATCATCTTCAGGGAGAATACTGAGGACGTTTATGCCGGGATAGAGTGGCAAAAGGGCACCAAAGAAGTAAAAAAAGTCATCACCTGGCTGAACAAGACGATGAAAACCAAGATCCGCTCAGATTCGGGCATCGGAATCAAGCCGATCAGCGTGACCGGAACCAAAAGGTTAGTGCGTAAAGCGATCAGATATGCCATAGAGAATAATCGCAAATCGGTTACCCTGGTGCATAAGGGGAATATTATGAAATATACTGAGGGAGCATTCAGGGAATGGGGTTATGATGTGGCTTTGAAAGAATTTCGCGATAAAGTGATCACCGAAGCTGAGCTGGAAAAAGATTATAACTGGCAGGTCCCTCCAGGCAAGATTGTGATCAAGGACCGGATTGCAGACAGCATGTTCCAGCAGATTTTGACCCGGGCAGATGAGTACGAAGTTGTGGCAACTCCGAATTTGAACGGTGATTATCTTTCTGATGCCTGCGCTGCTCAGATAGGAGGCCTGGGAATGGCACCCGGCGCCAACATTGGTGATTTCGTGGCATTATTCGAAGCCACTCACGGCACTGCGCCTAAGTATACGGATAAAGACATGATTAACCCCACCTCAGTGATTCTGTCAGGATGTATGATGTTAGAGTATATGGGCTGGAGAGAAGCAGCCGAGTTAATTTATAAAGGAATTCAGGAGACCATTAAACAGAAGCGAGTTACCTACGACCTGGAAAGATTAATGGAAGGCGCCACCAAAGTCAAAACCTCAGAGTTCGGAACTGGGATTATCGAGAATATGGGATAA